The Actinomycetota bacterium genome contains a region encoding:
- a CDS encoding DUF1638 domain-containing protein, producing MGIFRSERKKKIISCATVAEELRLMGVSEDDLVELEFGLHNDPGALHRALQERIDAMPGEEDIILGYGLCSNAAVGLSSSTHRLVIPRVDDCIALFLGSRSEHLRRLREEPGTYFLTKGWIKAAELPVAEYGRLVERYGEEKARRVARAMLANYRRLVLINTGNYRLEEFRATAMAMAETLGLRYEEIPGSTRLLRMMLDGEWNSEFVVVEPGEETTLAMFLQ from the coding sequence TTGGGTATATTTCGGAGCGAGAGAAAGAAGAAGATCATCTCCTGCGCCACGGTGGCGGAGGAGCTCAGGCTCATGGGGGTGAGCGAGGACGACCTGGTGGAGCTGGAGTTCGGACTGCACAACGACCCCGGGGCACTCCACCGGGCGCTCCAGGAGAGGATAGACGCCATGCCCGGGGAGGAGGACATCATCCTGGGATACGGCCTGTGTTCCAATGCCGCGGTGGGGCTCTCTTCGTCTACGCACCGCCTGGTCATCCCGCGGGTCGACGACTGCATTGCCCTGTTCCTGGGCTCGCGGAGCGAGCACCTGCGCCGCCTGCGCGAGGAGCCGGGCACCTATTTCCTCACCAAGGGGTGGATCAAGGCCGCGGAGCTGCCCGTCGCCGAGTACGGGAGGCTGGTGGAGAGGTACGGAGAGGAAAAGGCCCGTCGCGTGGCCAGGGCCATGCTGGCGAACTACAGGCGCCTGGTGCTCATCAACACCGGCAACTATCGTCTTGAGGAATTCCGCGCCACCGCCATGGCCATGGCGGAGACCCTGGGACTGCGGTACGAGGAGATACCGGGCTCCACGCGCCTCCTGCGCATGATGCTGGACGGCGAGTGGAACTCCGAGTTCGTGGTGGTCGAGCCCGGCGAGGAGACCACCCTTGCCATGTTCCTGCAGTGA
- the tuf gene encoding elongation factor Tu, protein MAKKKFERTKPHVNVGTIGHIDHGKTTLTSAITMCLASQGQDVEVRSFDSIDNAPEEKERGITIAIAHVEYQTDKRHYAHVDCPGHADYIKNMITGAAQMDGAILVVSAADGPMPQTREHILLARQVGVPAMVVFLNKADMVDDPELLELVELEVRELLSKYEFPGDEIPVVAGSALKAMECGCGKRECEACGPIMELMDAVDDYIPTPARDVDKPFLLAIEDVFSITGRGTVVTGRIERGAIHTGDEVEIVGIRPTQKTVVTGVEMFRKILDEGQAGDNVGLLLRGIGRKDVERGQVVAKPGSITPHVAFKAQVYVLSKEEGGRHTPFFSGYRPQFYFRTTDVTGTVTLPEGVEMVMPGDNTEMSIELISPIAMEEGLRFAIREGGRTVGAGRVTAILK, encoded by the coding sequence ATGGCCAAGAAGAAATTCGAGAGGACCAAGCCGCACGTGAACGTGGGCACCATCGGGCACATCGATCACGGCAAGACCACCCTGACCTCGGCCATCACCATGTGCCTGGCCAGCCAGGGACAGGACGTGGAGGTGCGGTCCTTCGACTCCATAGACAACGCCCCCGAGGAGAAGGAGCGGGGCATCACCATCGCCATCGCCCACGTGGAGTACCAGACGGACAAGAGGCACTACGCCCACGTGGACTGCCCCGGGCACGCCGACTACATCAAGAACATGATCACCGGCGCCGCCCAGATGGACGGGGCCATCCTGGTGGTCTCCGCCGCCGACGGCCCCATGCCCCAGACCCGCGAGCACATCCTTTTGGCCCGCCAGGTGGGGGTGCCCGCCATGGTGGTCTTCCTCAACAAGGCGGACATGGTGGACGACCCCGAGCTGCTTGAGCTGGTGGAGCTGGAGGTGCGCGAGCTCCTGAGCAAGTACGAGTTCCCCGGGGACGAGATCCCGGTGGTCGCCGGCTCGGCCCTCAAGGCCATGGAGTGCGGCTGCGGCAAGCGCGAGTGCGAGGCCTGCGGCCCCATCATGGAGCTCATGGACGCCGTGGACGACTACATCCCCACCCCCGCCCGCGACGTGGACAAGCCCTTCCTCCTGGCCATCGAGGACGTCTTCTCCATCACCGGCCGCGGCACCGTGGTCACCGGGAGGATCGAGCGCGGGGCCATCCACACCGGGGACGAGGTGGAGATCGTGGGCATCCGTCCCACCCAAAAGACGGTGGTCACCGGGGTGGAGATGTTCCGCAAGATCCTGGACGAGGGCCAGGCGGGGGACAACGTGGGCCTGCTGCTGCGGGGCATCGGCAGAAAGGACGTGGAGCGCGGCCAGGTGGTGGCCAAGCCCGGCTCCATCACCCCCCACGTGGCCTTCAAGGCCCAGGTCTACGTGCTCTCCAAGGAGGAGGGAGGCCGCCACACCCCCTTCTTCTCGGGCTACCGTCCCCAGTTCTACTTCCGCACCACCGACGTCACCGGCACCGTCACCCTCCCCGAGGGGGTGGAGATGGTCATGCCCGGCGACAACACCGAGATGTCCATCGAGCTCATCTCCCCCATCGCCATGGAGGAGGGGCTGCGCTTCGCCATCCGCGAGGGCGGCCGCACGGTGGGCGCCGGCAGGGTGACGGCCATCCTGAAGTAG
- the secE gene encoding preprotein translocase subunit SecE, whose translation MRRMQQKLGMEKKRAQLKKSAGARRKGGPKKQRVTVSQFLTEVRAEMKKVTWPTRDEVVSYTIVVLVTVVIMGGLVYFADILFTKLVDLIIL comes from the coding sequence ATGCGCCGCATGCAGCAGAAGTTGGGCATGGAGAAGAAGCGTGCCCAGCTGAAGAAGAGCGCAGGCGCGCGCAGGAAAGGCGGGCCGAAGAAGCAGCGGGTGACCGTCTCCCAGTTCCTCACCGAGGTGCGCGCGGAGATGAAGAAGGTCACCTGGCCCACCCGGGACGAGGTGGTCTCCTACACCATCGTGGTGCTGGTGACGGTGGTGATCATGGGCGGCCTGGTGTATTTCGCCGATATCCTGTTCACCAAGCTGGTGGACCTGATAATACTGTGA
- the nusG gene encoding transcription termination/antitermination protein NusG, whose amino-acid sequence MDPKWYVIHTYAGYENKVKSNLEHRIASMDMGDMIFKVVVPTEEVMEIKGGKKEVVQKKMLPGYILVQMELDDDSWYVVRNTPGVTGFVGSSAKPTPLTEQEARKLLKPVATEKPRPKTEFEEGMSVRVSSGPFADMTGTIAEINIDQSKLKVMVSIFGRETPVELTFDQVTKL is encoded by the coding sequence ATGGATCCGAAATGGTACGTGATACATACCTACGCGGGATATGAGAACAAAGTGAAGAGCAACCTCGAGCACCGCATCGCGTCCATGGACATGGGGGACATGATCTTCAAGGTGGTGGTCCCCACCGAGGAGGTCATGGAGATCAAGGGCGGCAAGAAGGAAGTGGTACAGAAGAAGATGCTGCCGGGGTATATCCTGGTGCAGATGGAGCTGGATGACGACAGTTGGTACGTGGTGCGAAACACCCCCGGGGTGACCGGGTTCGTGGGCTCCAGCGCCAAGCCCACCCCCCTCACGGAGCAGGAGGCGAGGAAGCTGCTCAAGCCGGTGGCTACCGAGAAGCCCCGCCCCAAGACCGAGTTCGAGGAGGGCATGAGCGTGAGGGTCTCCTCCGGCCCCTTCGCGGACATGACCGGGACCATCGCGGAGATAAACATAGACCAGAGCAAGCTGAAGGTGATGGTCTCCATCTTCGGCAGGGAGACCCCCGTGGAGCTCACCTTCGACCAGGTGACCAAATTGTGA
- the rpmG gene encoding 50S ribosomal protein L33 — protein MRILVTLACTECKRRNYSTKKNKSNDPDRIELKKYCPWCRTHTLHRETR, from the coding sequence ATGAGAATACTGGTGACGCTGGCCTGCACGGAGTGCAAGAGGCGCAATTACAGTACCAAAAAGAACAAGAGCAACGATCCCGACCGCATCGAGTTGAAGAAGTACTGTCCGTGGTGCAGGACGCACACTTTGCACCGCGAGACGCGCTAG
- the rplK gene encoding 50S ribosomal protein L11 — protein MAKKVIAKIKLQVAAGQANPAPPVGPALGQHGVNIMEFCKAYNAQTQSQIGTIIPVEITVYEDRSFSFVTKTPPAAVLIKQKAGIEKGSKEPNVQKVARLTRKDVLEIAQQKMADLNTKDLEAAGRIIEGTARSMGVVVAD, from the coding sequence ATGGCCAAGAAGGTCATTGCCAAGATCAAGTTGCAGGTAGCGGCGGGACAGGCCAACCCCGCTCCCCCTGTGGGGCCGGCCCTCGGCCAGCACGGCGTGAACATCATGGAGTTCTGCAAGGCCTACAACGCCCAGACGCAGTCCCAGATCGGGACCATCATCCCGGTGGAGATAACCGTCTACGAGGACCGCAGTTTCTCCTTCGTCACCAAGACTCCCCCGGCGGCGGTGCTGATCAAGCAGAAGGCGGGGATCGAGAAAGGCTCGAAGGAGCCCAACGTGCAGAAGGTGGCGCGTCTGACCCGCAAGGACGTGCTGGAGATAGCGCAGCAGAAGATGGCCGACCTCAACACCAAGGACCTCGAGGCGGCGGGCCGCATCATCGAGGGCACGGCCCGCAGCATGGGCGTCGTGGTGGCCGATTGA